GCGGTGTGTGCCACACAGACCTGCACTATCGCGAGGGCGGCATCAACGACGAGTTCCCGTTCCTTTTGGGTCATGAGGCCGCTGGCATCGTCGAGTCGGTTGGTGAGGGTGTCACCGATGTGGCGGTGGGCGACTTCGTCATCCTCAACTGGCGGGCCGTGTGTGGCAGCTGCCGCTCTTGCCTGAAGGGCAAGCCCCACCTGTGCTTCAGCACCTACAACGCCAGTCAGAAGATGACCCTCACCGACGGCACCGAACTGTCGCCGGCGCTGGGTATTGGCGCGTTCGCCGAAAAGACGCTGGTGCACTCGGGGCAATGCACCAAGGTCGATTCGTCGGCCGATCCGGCCGCCGCCGGCCTGCTGGGTTGTGGGGTCATGGCCGGCATCGGTGCCGCCATGAACACCGGCAATGTGTCGCGGGGCGACAGTGTCGCCGTGTTCGGCTGCGGCGGAGTGGGCGATGCCGCCATCGCCGGAGCACACCTTGCCGGGGCCAGCAAGATCATCGCTGTCGACATCGACGACACCAAGCTCGAGTGGGCCAAGGGCTTCGGCGCCACCCACACCGTCAACTCCACCAAGGTCGATGCCGTCGATGCCATCCGCGAGCTGACCGACGGCAACGGCGTGGACGTGGCCATCGAGGCCATCGGCTTGCCGCACGTCTACAAGCAGGCGTTCGAGGCCAGAGACCTTGCCGGAACGGTGGTGCTGGTGGGTGTGCCCAACCCGACGATGACCCTGGAGTTGCCCTTCATCGAGGTGTTCGGCCGGGGTGGGGCTCTCAAGTCGAGCTGGTATGGCGATTGCCTGCCGTCTCGCGACTTTCCGATGCTGATCGATCTGTACAAGCAGGGCCGCCTCGACCTCGACGCGTTCGTCAGCGAGCGAATCGGTCTGGGCGATGTGGAAGAGGCGTTCCACAAGATGGAGCGCGGCGAAGTGCTTCGTTCGGTCGTCATCCTGTGATCGAGCTCGTCACCACCGACGGAATATTCGCTCTGGACGGGGGCGAGTGGGAGGTCACCAACAACATCTGGCTGGTCGGCGACGACCGCGAGGTGCTGGTGTTCGATGCCGCCCACGACCACAAGCCCATCGTCGCTGCGGTGAACGGCCGCAGGGTCAAGGCGATCGTGTTGACGCACGGCCACAACGACCACATCAACGCGGCGGTGGCCCTGCGCGACGCTGTGGACGCGCCAATCCTGCTGAACGAGGCCGACACGATGCTTTGGCAGGCGGTGTATCCCGACGAGTCGACCGACGGCGGTATCGAACCGGGCTCGGTACTGACGGCGGGCGGGCACGATGTGGGCGTGGTGCACACCCCAGGCCACTCCCCCGGTTGTTGTTGTTTCCACGACACGGTCGCGGGCGTGGTGTTCAGCGGCGACACCCTGTTTTGTGGTGGCCCAGGCGCCACCGGCCGCAGCTACAGCGACGAGCCGACCATTCTTCGGTCGATCTACGACAAGCTGCTGGTACTGGCCGACGATACGGTGGTGCACACCGGACATGGCGACAGCACCACCATCGGGGCCGAGCGCGAGACCGTGCTGGCCCGCATCGCCGAGTTGGGGCTCGAGTTCTGATGGCGCGCTGTGCATTCGTCGGACTGGGCGTCATGGGTTACCCGATGGCGGGCCACCTGTTGGCGGCGGGGCACGACACGGTGGTGTGGAACCGCACGGGGTCCAAGGCTCGCTCTTGGGTCGAACAACACCCCGAGGGCGCGGCCGCCGACACGGCACGCGCGAGGCGGCGTCTGGCGCCGACATCGTGTTCCTGTGCGTCGGCAACGACGACGACGTGCGTTAGGTCGTCTACGGCGACGACGGTGTGCTCGCCGGAATGGCTTCTGGCTCGCTGCTGGTCGATCACACCACCACCTCTGCCGAGCTGGCCAGAGAGCTGGCGGATGCGTGCGCCGAGGTTGGCGTCGGATTTGTCGATGCGCCGATCAGCGGAGGACAGGCCGGAGCCGAGAACGGTGTGCTGACGGTGATGTGCGGCGGCGACCAAGCCGACTTCGACACCGCTGCGCCGGTCATCGATGCCTACTCGAGGCGGTGCAATCTGATCGGCCCCACCGGTTCGGGTCAGCTGACGAAGATGGTCAACCAGATCTGCATCGCCGGGCTGGTGCAGGCCCTGGCAGAAGGCGTCGAATTCGCCAAGAGGGCCGGCCTCGACACCGCCAAGGTGTTCGACACGATCTCGGCGGGCGCCGCGGGGTCTTGGCA
Above is a genomic segment from Acidimicrobiales bacterium containing:
- a CDS encoding NAD(P)-dependent oxidoreductase, with protein sequence MASGSLLVDHTTTSAELARELADACAEVGVGFVDAPISGGQAGAENGVLTVMCGGDQADFDTAAPVIDAYSRRCNLIGPTGSGQLTKMVNQICIAGLVQALAEGVEFAKRAGLDTAKVFDTISAGAAGSWQMENRHQTMADDHFDHGFAVDWMRKDLGYCIEEGKRLGLDLEVTTLVDGFYAEIQQMGGARWDTSSLIRRLSH
- a CDS encoding MBL fold metallo-hydrolase, with protein sequence MIELVTTDGIFALDGGEWEVTNNIWLVGDDREVLVFDAAHDHKPIVAAVNGRRVKAIVLTHGHNDHINAAVALRDAVDAPILLNEADTMLWQAVYPDESTDGGIEPGSVLTAGGHDVGVVHTPGHSPGCCCFHDTVAGVVFSGDTLFCGGPGATGRSYSDEPTILRSIYDKLLVLADDTVVHTGHGDSTTIGAERETVLARIAELGLEF
- a CDS encoding S-(hydroxymethyl)mycothiol dehydrogenase, which produces MIARSVGAPVELTDIVVPDPGPGEAVVAIQACGVCHTDLHYREGGINDEFPFLLGHEAAGIVESVGEGVTDVAVGDFVILNWRAVCGSCRSCLKGKPHLCFSTYNASQKMTLTDGTELSPALGIGAFAEKTLVHSGQCTKVDSSADPAAAGLLGCGVMAGIGAAMNTGNVSRGDSVAVFGCGGVGDAAIAGAHLAGASKIIAVDIDDTKLEWAKGFGATHTVNSTKVDAVDAIRELTDGNGVDVAIEAIGLPHVYKQAFEARDLAGTVVLVGVPNPTMTLELPFIEVFGRGGALKSSWYGDCLPSRDFPMLIDLYKQGRLDLDAFVSERIGLGDVEEAFHKMERGEVLRSVVIL